CTTTTCTGCCGCATCGGCAAGCGTCAGGAACCAGCGGGCGTTCAGATGGCGTAGTCGGGGCTTCGGTTCCGGAGACGCCGGTGCTTTCCTGACCGGCATGTTCAACTGCCAGGAAGGAGGCAAGCATGACTGATCTCTATGTAGGTCTGGATGTGTCGCTGGAGCTGACGAATGTGTGCGTCTTCGACGGGGATGGGCGCCCCGGTGCACGAGGCCCTCGTCGGATCTGACCCGGAGACGATCGCCGCCGAGCTGAAGCGGATCGGTGTGGGCTTCGTCCGCGTCGGCCTGGAGGCCGGACCGCTGTCGCACTGGATGTTCTTCGGCCTGAAGGAGGCTGGGCTACCGGCGGTTAGCATCGAGGCCAGGCACGCCAAGGCGGCCATGGTCTCGATGAACCGCAACAAGAACGACCGCAACGATGCCCGATCGATCGCGCATCTGATCCGCTCGGGCTGGTTCAAGGCGGTGCATGTGAAGTCGGTGGCCAGCCAAGCTGCGCTCGCTGTTGGTGGCGAGGGAGTTCTTCGTCAACAAATTGCGTGACCACGAGAACGAGATCCGCGGCCTGGTGCGGCCCTTCAGCTTGGTGATGTGAGCGGAGCCTTCGGCGACGACCCGCAGCGCCTCGGGGGTCCGCTACGAGGCGGATCACCTCTGGCGCAGTCGTGTAATACCGGAGCGGGCTTCCCTCAGGCAGTCATCAAGGTCGGCACGACGGTCCGGCGCGGCAGCCGGGTTCGTCGGGCAGGTCCATCCGAGAGGATGCTGGCTATGGTTTCGTGGCCGTCACCTTCAGGAAGGTCGCCGGAATCTCAGTCCTGTTCTCATCCCCACGGTTATGCTGCTCGAACAGCCGGCTCAACTCGGCGTCCAGCTGTTCCGCTCGTCCTTCCTTTGTGGCAGCCTCGAACGCGTTCATCGTCGGGCCGTAGTATTCCTTGAAGGTCCGGAACAGCTCGCTCGGCGGTCCGGGATGCCGGAATACATACGTCTCGCGCTCGCATGAGATGTTCTCGGCCGGCACTCCGGCCGCGCCGAAGCGCTCGCGCACGTTATCCTCGACTCCCCAGGTCACCGGGCTAACAAACCCTTCGGGCGGCGGCAGCGTATAGGCGGCGCTGGTTTTGAGGACCTGCGCGATAAGAGTCGGGTCGCCCGGGATCCAGTTTCCCATCACGATGCGGCCTCCCTTCCGGGTCACCCGCACCATTTCGCGCGCCACATCGAAGGGGCGCGGAGCGAACATGGCACCGAACATGCTGATCACGAGATCGAAGCTGTCGTCGCTAAGATCTTTGAGGTCGGATGCGTCGCCTTCCTTAAAGCGGAGATTGTCGAGGCCGGCCGCCATCGCGCGCGCCTTGCCTGCGGCGACCAGGTTCGAGGCGATGTCCACGCCAAGGACGTTGGCGCCTCTTTGCGCGGCCGGAAGGGCAGTCGTGCCGTCTCCGCAGCCAAGGTCGAGCACGTCCATGCCCGGCCGCAGGCCCACGCCTTCGACCAGCGCCGCTCCGCTCTCGCGCATCGCCGCCGCGATCTTGGTGAAGTCGCCCTTCTCCCATAGTGCCTTGTTCGGGTTCATCGCTTCTCTCCTCTCGTGAATGGTGCGGGATTCATCAGGTCTACGCTGATCGTTCCCGCTACTCTCCGGCTATTTAGAGCCGTGGCCCGTCGCTCGAGGGCCTGCCAACCGACCGCACGTCGGGACTCCAGAGACATTTCGATCGGACGGCTCTATCGTCAGGCTCTCAATCTGCAGGGTCAAGGCTATCCTCAAAAGTTGAGGCATCGCACATACCGTCGGTGTCATCAATGTCGGCCGATCGCATAGGTGCCCCCCCCGCTCTGCTGAAGCGTTGCGAACAGGATAGCGCTGCAGCCGGACGTACATCCACTACACGGGTTGAAGAAGATCCACTACACTTTCGGAAGTAGCCGCGCCCCCTCGCAATGGCGCATCATCGCGTGCAACACCGGTTCGGAGAAGTGCCATGGCAACCCAAGGTTACCAGCAATTCTGCCCTGTCGCGATGGCGTGCGAGATGGTGGAATCCCGCTGGACCATGCTCATCTTGTGCGAGATGTGGTCGGGCTCGACCCGCTTCTCCGAAATTCAGCGTGGCGTTCCGGGCATGTCACCCAGCCTGCTCTCGCGGCGTCGAAAGGAGATGGAGGTGAATGGCCTCGTGACCCGCACGACGGCTCCCGACGGGCATAGCGACTACGGCACGACACCCATAGCTGACGAGCTCGAGCCTCTGGTGCACGCCCTCGGAGCCTGGGCACACCGGCACGTCGACCCGGGCCTCCAGCTCGAGTGCCTCGATGACCACCTCCTCATGTGGAACATCCGGCGCAAAATCGACGTCAGGGAGCTGCCTCGTCGTAAGGTTGTTATCCAGTTCATTCTTAAGATCGACGGAAAACCGGACTGCAGCTAATGGCTGATTGTCCGACCGGACGGCGCAACCGACCTGTGCGTGATTGATCCCAGGTTCGATGTCGATCTCTATATCTCAGCCAGTCTGCGAGCACTCACCTCGGTCTGGATGGGGCACAGCAGCTTCGCGCACGAGATCGCGGGGGAACAGATCGTCATGATCGGCAACAAGGCACTTGCGCGATCAATGCCCCGGTGGCTGCAACGGAGTAGCTTTGCCGCGTCCAGGCCAAGTGCTACAGCGTCGCCCCTGTCCGACCGGCTGTCCAAGGAGCGACCCCTTGTGGGCAAGCAGCTACTTCGGGTGGGCCGTCTGGAAGCGACTGACCGGCTACCACGCCCGAAGCCGGATCGAGAGTCCTTGCGCAGATGACAAAGGCGCTCCGCGCTCACGGACGGCACCGCGCTGGAGGGCAAAGCGGATCTCCCCCTCGTCGTCGACCACAATGCGATCGATCAGAGCGAGATGGTCGGCACGCCGGCGCCCGATCCTTGATGACGGTGCCTGTCTCCGACCCCTCTTGTCGCGCGGCGTCATTCTGTCCTGTAGACCTCGGTGCTCAGATACTTGATACCGGTGTCGCACATCAGTGTCACTATGGTTGCCTGCGGCCCGAGCCGTTCGGCCAGCTGCAGCGCCGCCACAACATTCGCCCCCGAAGATGCGCCGCCGAACAAGCCCTCTTCGCGGGCCAGCCGCCGCGACATCGCCATCGCTTCGGCAGCCGGGACCGGGATGATCTCATCGGCCAGACTGGGTTTCCATAGCGGCACGATATAGCCCATTCCGATGCCCTCGATTAGGTTTGCCCCGGGATTACCACCCGACAGCACCGGCGATTCGGCGGGCTCGACCGCGACGATGCGGATGGCCGAATCATGCAGGTGCAGTGCCTCGGCGGTGCCGCGCAGCGATCCGCCGGTTCCCACCCCTTGAACAAAGGCGTGAATGCGCCCGTCGGCCTGGGACCAGATTTCATGGCCCAGATCCGCATAGCCGGTCAGAACATCGGCGTTGTTGAACTGATCCGCCCAGAAATGGCCCGGCTGCTGGCTGAGCTGCCGCGAGGTCTCGATCAGCGCCGTCACAAGGTCCACCGTGATCTTCTTGTTGTCGCTGCGCAGAAGTTCGAGCTCCGCCCCAAGGGCCTGCATATGTGCCAGCTTTTCCGTGCTGAACGCATCGGAGGAAACCAGCAGACATTTGTAGCCCAAGGCGACCGCCACACTGGCCAGCGAAGTTCCGGTGCTGCCGCTGGTGCATTCGACAATCGTATCGCCAGGCTGTAACCGCTCCGCTTGCGCGGCACCGCGCACGATCGCCAGCGCGGCCCGGTCCTTCATGCTGCCGGTGGGATTGGCCGATTCCAGCTTGACCAGCACACGCGCATGGCCTGGCGGCACCACCCGACGCAGCGGGACCAAGGGGGTATTGCCAATCAGGTCAATCACGCTGGTCTGCATGCCGTCCCCCAAGGATCCGGCTTCGCCCACCTGGTTTCAGGCCGAAACCCTGACGCATCCTAGCACAAATTCCGTTGCCAAGGCCCCCCTAAGACGGGCAGCGAAACACATCGGTGCTGGGGTAACGCAGGCCGGAATCGACGATCAGCGTCGCAACCGTCTTGTGCGGCCTCAGCCGGTCGGCAATCCGCAGGGCCGCAGCGATATTGGCTCCGGTCGACGTGCCGGCAAAGATCGCTTCGTCACGGCCCAGATGCCGGGCCATTGCCTTGGCCTCTTCGGTCGAGACCGTCAGAATTTCGGTGACCTCGTCGGGATGCCAGAGGGGCGGCAGAAACCCAAGGCCGATCCCCTCGATCTTGTGCGATCCCGGCGGTCGCCCAGACAGCACTGCCGATTCGGCAGGCTCAACGGCATAGACAGGCAGCGCAGGATTGTACCGACGCAGCGCCCGGCTCATGCCGTGCAGCGAATGCGCAGTGCTGACGGCATGGACCAGCGCGTCCACCTGGCCGGCAGTCTGCTGCCAGATCTCCTCGCCCAGGCCGGCATAGCCATCGGCTCCGTCTTCATTGTTCAGCTGATCGGCCCACCAGTGGCCGGGCTGACGGCTGATCTGATCCGCCTTGGCGATCATCGCCTGGATCAGCTCCTTTGTGATCTTCTAGTTCGGGACATCGGTAATCGTGGCGCCGTATGCCAGCATTGCAAACCGTTTCTCCTCGCTGAATGCATCGGAAAACGCGAAATGGGTATTATAACCAAGCGCGCATGCCGCTGCTTGCTGGCAGGATCGGTCGGGCATCATTCGACAGCGGGAGCGACGCGGCCTCGGCAAGAAGGATGTCATTGCGGTGCGCAAAGGCGAGGAATGTCGCGCGCCCGGTTTCGGCATCGATCTCGCTGGCAAGCACTGCCTTGCACGCGTTGAGCGCGACCACATGCGCGCCGTTACGACTGGCAGCGGGCAAGTCCTGGAGCAGCGCGTAGGCTTCCACTACCATCTCGATCCGGACGGGCAAACCCATTCCGACCAGGACCGTCACGGGTTCTTCAAACGGATGTGAGGCATGGCTTGATCCTTTCAAGGCAGGTTGGCGTAATGCGATCGGCGGCACGGAGATGCCACATGGAGCGAACACACGTCTCGGACACTGCTGTGCACCACGCGAGGTGGAATATCCGGAAGGATCTGCTGCGGAAGGACAATCTGCGCATCGCTAGCAGGTGCGTAGCCCTTCCTGGAAGAAGCCTGATCGAGGTTCGGCGCAGGTAGGGACCGGTGTGCCTTCACCAGCGCCTCAAGCCAAGCGATGACCGCGAGCGGTACCGGCGCGCGTCCCTCCAGCCAAGCCGTCACATCCGAGGAGGGTTGCCCGAGTTCTTGGGCAACGTCGTCGGCCGACCAACGCAATGCTTTCAGGCATTCGCGTGCGCGCCCCGCCATCATGCCCGTACCTCCTGCCGCTGGAAGACGACATAGGCGAGCGTGAATAGGATGAGCATCGCCGCGACGAGCCCGGAGATCTGTGGCCAGACGATCAGCAAGCTCTGCAAGGTCGGCAACGGCGCCCCGATGACGGCGCCCTCAAGCTGATCGTAGAACAGCGGCCCGACTGAGCGCGCCGCCGGATCGAGCAGCAGCCCGGTAACCTCGCCGTAGAGCGTCTGCGGCGAGAAGCGAGCGATCGCCTGATGCCATTCGAACTGCGTCAGGATCGTCACCGGATCGAGCGGGTCGATCGGCGCAACGGCGCCCGCCAGAAGCGGCGCGATCATTCCCCAGAAGACGGTCAGGACCAGCCAGACCGACAGCGCGGCTAGCGCTGAGGTGGCCGGCGAGCGGATGACCGTCGAAAAGGCGATGGCGAGCGCCAGCCAGACGCCCGCATAGGCAAGCGTGGCGGCGAGCCAGAACACACCCCGCACGATATCTGCCCCCGATGGCGGCAGGCCGAGGAACAGAATGCCGAGTCCGATCATGAGCTGCCAGAGCGTCAGCAACGCAATCGCGATGATCAGAAGGCCGCCGAGGAACTTCCCGAACAGCACGGCGTCGCGATAGATCGGTTGTGAAAGCAGCCGGCTCATGGTGCGGCGGTTGTATTCGCCATTGATGGCGTCGAAGCCGAGTGCGATGGCTACCAACGGCAGCAGGAAGCCCAGGAAGGCTGCGAAGGACGGCAACGGCTCGCGCGCCACCGTGAAGAGCTTCAGGAACAGGTAGGCGTCCTCGGCCGTGGTATCCTTGATCCGTCCAATGGCGCCATAGACCGCGCCGATGGCCGTCAACAGCACCAGCAACATGATCAGATGCATACGCGCGCTGGTCATGTGATCGGCAGCTTCCTTGAGTGCAACCGTGCCGACGCCCTTGAGTGGTGAGCCTTCACGCCGCATCGACAACCTCCCTGAAATAGCGGTTGTAAGCCTGGTCGAGGCGCGCACGGCGAAGATCCAGGTTCCTGAGCAATCCGCCGCCCTGCACGACGAGGCGGGCAAGGTCGGGGCGGACGTCGCGCGTGGCCTCGACTTCCCAATGGCCGGCGTCGCCCTGCCGGACGGACTTGACGCCGTCGGTCAGAACGGCCACCTTCTGCAGATCAATCCCGTCCGCCTCAATATCAACAACGAAGGCGCCGCCGTCGATCCTGGCCGCCAGTTCCTCGACCGTGCCGACGAAGCCGATCCGGCCCTTGTTGAACAGGGCGACCCGGTGGCAGATCGACTGCACGACATCGAGCATGTGCGAGGAAAGCAGGATGGTCATGCCATCCCGGCTGAGGCGCTGGATCAGGTCCAGCAGATCCTGTGTGGACTGCGGATCGAGCCCGGAGGTCGGTTCGTCGAGGATCGCGACCTTACAGTCCCGCATCAACAGTTCGGCGATGCCCAGCCGCTGGCGCATGCCACGCGAATAAGTGGCTACCGGGCGGTCGGCGGCGTCGACCAGTCGCACCTTGTCGACTGCAGCGGCAATACGCTCCTTTGCCAAGTCGCGGGATAGCCCGGCCAGCCGCGCCGTATAGGCGAGGTTCTCGCGGCCGGTCATAGCGTCGTAGAAGCCGACCTGATCGGGCAGGTAGCCAACCTCGCGTTTGACCTCCAGCGGTTGCCGCAGCGGGTCCCTGCCGAGAATGCTGACGCTTCCGTCGCTTGGTTCCGTCAGCCCCAGAAGCATGAGGATAGTGGTGGTCTTGCCAGCGCCGTTCGGTCCGAGCAGGCCGATCACTTCGCCGGCCGAGACGGACAGATCGACACCGGCGACGGCGACGGCGGCCCCGTAGCGCTTGGTGAGGTCCTTTGCCTTTATCACGGGTGTAGTGCTCATCGCCGTCCGTACCTCATCACCGCGCCGCCCAACACCAGAACCGCCGCAGCGATGGCGCCGACGCCAACGACGCCCCAAAGCGTCGATGTTCTCACCGTTGTGCGGAACTGTATCTCCTCCGACACCGGGCCTCCCGTCGCACGCAGCGTCACCATGTAGTCGCCGGCAACGGCGCGTTCGGAAGGTGTGATCTTCACCGAGACTTCGCTCGTAGCGTTCGGGGCGATCTGCGCCACCTGCTTCGGATCGAATTCGACGTTCCAGCCGGAAGGCGGCGTCGCCGAGAGTTCGAGATCGGTCGCGGGCGCGCTGCCGGTGTTGACGAGGGTGAAGGTAAAGCTCGTCTCCTTACCGGCCTCGGCCACGCCCGACAATCGCTCCTGTGGCCCAACGATCCGCACCTGCGGCTCGCCGGTCACCTCGAGGCTGAGTTCCGTGGTGCCGGTCTGGCCGTTGCCCGAGACCTGGAAACCGACAGGATAGCGGCCGGCGGGCACAGCGCGGGATGGTACCACCTCGATCGTCACCGTCTCGCTGCTGCCTGCTTCGATCGGCAGACCGGTGATCTCCTCCGAGCCATAGCCCTTCTTGAACCGCGTCTGAAAGCCTTGCGGCACGTCTGCCGAAAGGTTGAACAGCCCCTCCTCCGCGCCTTCGTTCGTCACCTTGACCTTGAAGGCGAAGGTCGTGCGCGCCGAACCGCGCAGCGCCGGCAACTCAGGCTCGAGCTCAATGCGACCATCGTCGGCCTTTTCTGCAGAGAACCGCACGGTGAGCGGCAGTGCAATTGTCTCGGCGCCGGTGCGGGCGCGCACCTCGATGGCATGGGTCTCGTCGGGCGCTGCGTCGGCTGGCGGGGTCAACTCAAGCGTCAGACGCTCGGTCGAATCCGGCCCGACAATCGCGGCCGTCACCTCCTGGCCGCCGCCCTTCAGCGCCCACTCCCAGCCTTCCGGTACGCCAGATACTTCGATCGTCGCGCGCTGGGGCGGCAGCTTCTCATTGCGCAGCGTGAGTGCGATCGACTCCGTCTCTCCCGGCTGGATCGCGAGCTCGGGATAGGGTGTCGTCAGCCAGAAGCCGGTCAGTTCCGCCGGCCGGTTCGGGGTGTCCTGCGCGGCGACCGGCAGCGGCGCCATCAGCGTGCCCGCCAGCGCCGCAGCCATGACGGCACGGGTTGTCCTTCTCATCTTCTTTCTCCCTGGAACGGTTGCACAGATCCACATGACTGAGCCTCTCTCGCTATCGGACCACCAGCAGCAACCGGCTGCCGCCACGGAAGAGGTCGAGCGCAACGGTGCCGCGCGCGTGGCTCAGCAAACGCCTCAGGTCGGTTACCGACCTGACCGGTTGGCGGTTGACCGCGGCGATGACGTCGCCCGGCCGAATGCCAGCGCGTGCGGCGGGACTGTCCGGCTCTACGGCCTCGACGAAGACGTTGCCGGACGCATCCTGGAAGGTCGCACCGGCAAGCCGGTCGGGAAGCGCGTTCGCGACTCCTGCCGTGCCACTTTCGGCCTCTACGCGCATGCCGGCCGAATGGCGTTCGCCATCGCGCAACCAGGAGACCTCCACCTCCGAGCCGACGGGCGCCAGGCCGACGCGGTTGCGCAGATCGGCCGAGCCGGAGATGGGACGCCCATCCAACGCGACGATGACGTCGCCGGCTTGCAGACCGGCCTTTGCCGCCGGCGAGTTCTCCTCCACGCTGCCGACAACAGCGCCGTAGGCATCCTTGACGCCGAGCGCCTCGGCGAGGTCGGGAGTGAGATCCTGGATCGAGACGCCGATCCGGCCGCGCCGCACCTCGCCGTGCTCAATGATCTGCTTCATCACTGCCGATGCCATGTCGATCGGCACGGCAAAGCCGATGCCGACATTGCCGCCGGCCGGCGCGATGATCGCGGTATTTATGCCGATGAGGCGGCCGTCGGTGGTCACCAGCGCGCCCCCGGAATTGCCGGGATTGATCGAGGCATCGGTCTGGATGAAGTCCTCGTAGCCCTCGACGTTGATGCCGCTCCTGCCAAGCGCGCTGACAATCCCGGAAGTCACGGTCTGGCCGAGACCGAACGGATTGCCGATGGCCACAACGCCATCACCGACGCGCAGCGCATCGGCATCCCCGACCGGCAGCGCGATCAAGTTGTCGGCTTCGATCTTCAGCACCGCAATGTCGGTCGCCTTGTCGCTGCCGACCAGTTCGGCGGTGAAACGGCGCCGGTCCTTCAGCGTGACGGCGATTTCGCCGGCGCCTTCCACGACGTGGTGATTGGTCAGCACATAGCCCTTGGCCGCGTCGACGATGACGCCGGAGCCTGCGCTCATACGCGGCCGCTGTTGCGGCATCTGCGGCAGGTCGAAGAAGCGGCGGAAATAGGGATCGTTGAAAAGCGGGTTGGTCTCGTCCGGCGCTTGTGACGTCACCGCGATATTGACCACGGCTGGCGTAACCCTCTCCAGCACATCGGGAAGGGACCGTGCGTCGACGGCCTGCGGCGCAGCAGTCTGCGCCGTCACGGGTGCGACACCGCAACCCGAATTGGATAGAACGATGGCGGCGACCAGAATGGCGAAGAACCGGTTCACCCGCCTTGGCAAGCAAACGATCATCGTCGAACTCCCGAACGTCTCTTCTCTCCCTTCTTCCGGGAGGCGGCCATCGGGTCCGCCGCCTCTCGGGCCTGTTCACGCTTTGCGGTCAGCAGAAGTTCCTGCCGAAGCAACGTGCTGTGCGGCAAGAAACATCAGCGTCAATGCCGCGGTTCGCCGGTTCCAGCCGGCGGAATCGGCCATGTCGAGCACCCCCTCGAGCCACGGCCTGAGCACGTCGCGGCACTCCGCCTCGTGGGCCAGGAAATCACTCGGTGGACGCGTCGGCGATGCGACCGTTCCGATGCCGGGCATGGTGTTCATGTCAGCCTCGAATCTCTCCACGGATCCCCGCGCTCCCTCAAGGAAGCGCGGGCGATCCTTAGCTTGCCTCAGAAGTCCATGCCGCCGGCGGGCATCGCCGGAGCCGCTTCCTTCTTCGGCTTCTCGGCGACCATCGCCTCGGTGGTGACGAGCAGGCCGGCGACGGACGCCGCGTCCTGCAGCGCCGTGCGCACCACCTTGGCCGGGTCGATCACGCCCTGGCCATAGAGATCGCCGAACTCGTTGGTCTGCGCATTCCAGCCCCAGCCGAACTCGGTCTTCTCGCGCAGCTTGCCGACGATGATCGATCCTTCGGCCCCGGCATTCTCGGCGATCTGCCGCACCGGCGCTTCGATCGCACGGCGCACGATCTCGACACCGTATTTCTGGTCGGTGTTGTCGATCTCGACGCCATCCAGCACCTTTGCGGCCCGCAGGAGAGCAACGCCGCCGCCGGGCAGGATGCCCTCCTCGACGGCCGCACGGGTCGCATGCAGTGCGTCGTCCACGCGGTCCTTCTTCTCCTTGACTTCGACCTCGGTCGAGCCGCCGACACGGATCACCGCGACGCCGCCGGCGAGCTTGGCGAGACGCTCCTGCAGCTTCTCGCGGTCATAGTCGGAGGTGGTTTCCTCGATCTGGGCCTTGATCTGCGCGACGCGGCCCTGGATTTCCTCCTTGCGCCCGAACCCGTCGACGACGGTGGTGTTCTCCTTCTCGATGACGACCTTCTTGGCGCGGCCGAGCATCTGCAGCGTCACGTTCTCGAGCTTGATGCCGAGATCTTCGCTGATGGCGGTGCCGCCGGTGAGAATGGCAATGTCTTCGAGCATCGCCTTGCGGCGATCGCCGAAGCCCGGCGCCTTGACCGCCGCGACCTTCAGGCCGCCGCGCAGCTTGTTGACGACGAGCGTGGCCAGAGCCTCGCCCTCGACGTCCTCGGCGATGATCAGCAGCGGCTTGCCCGACTGCACGACCGCCTCGAGCACGGGCAGCATCGCCTGCAGGTTCGACAGCTTCTTCTCGTGGATCAGCACGTACGGCTCCTCGAGCTCGACGCGCATCTTGTCCTGGTTGGTGACGAAATAGGGCGACAGGTAGCCGCGGTCGAACTGCATGCCTTCGACGACCTCAAGCTCGGTGTCGGCGGTCTTGGCCTCCTCGACCGTGATGACGCCCTCGTTGCCGACCTTCTGCATGGCTTCCGCAAGGAACCGGCCGATCTCGGCATCGCCATTTGCCGAAATGGTGCCGACCTGGGCAATCTCGTCGTTCTTCGTCACCTTGCGGGCATTGGCTTTCAGTTCGGCCACAATCGCATCGACCGCCTTGTCGATGCCGCGCTTCAGATCCATCGGGTTCATGCCCGACGCCACGGCCTTCGCACCTTCCTTGACGATGGCCTGGGCGAGCACGGTCGCCGTCGTGGTGCCGTCGCCCGCAAGGTCATTGGTCTTCGAGGCCACTTCGCGCACCATCTGCGCGCCCATGTTCTCGAACTTGTCTTCGAGTTCGATCTCCTTGGCGACGGTCACGCCGTCCTTGGTGATGCGCGGCGCGCCGAACGACTTGTCAATGACGACGTTGCGGCCCTTGGGGCCGAGCGTCACCTTCACCGCATTGGCGAGAATGTCGACGCCGCGCAGCATCTTCTCGCGGGCTTCGCTGTGGAACTTCACTTCTTTGGCAGCCATTGGATCACTCCTTCGATAGGCAGCTTTCGTTGACTGGTGGGTTGGAAGAAGCCGTCACGCGGCCTTCTTCAGTTCGGCGATCTGTTCGATCACACCCATCACGTCGCTTTCCTTCATGATGAGCAGGTCCTCGCCGTCGAGCTTGATCTCGGTGCCGGACCACTTGCCGAACAGGATACGGTCGCCGACCTTGACGTCGAGCTCGACCAGCTTGCCATTCTCGTCGCGGGCGCCCGGACCGACGGCGAGGATTTCGCCTTCGCTCGGTTTCTCCTTCGCGGTATCCGGAATGATGATGCCGCCGGCCGTCTTTTCCTCGGCTTCGATGCGACGGACCAGGATGCGGTCATGCAATGGACGGAACGCCATTTTCGTTCTCCTTCAAGGACAAACAGATTTTGAGGTTCCTCTACACCGGACCGGCAATATCGGGCCGATGCGGGGCGCGGCGACCCTTCACAGGCATCGCGCGCATTTCGAGCTAGTTTTGGGATTCTTGAGTTTCAAGAGGTTGGTGCAAAATTTTTAGCACTCGCCTCTATCGAGTGCTAGGGCCATGAAAACATGCAGCTATTTGCCGTCGGCTTATGTGACGGGGCTTGAAATTTACGCGTGGTCGAGCAAAGTTTAAGAACCGCCATGCGCCATGCATGGCTTCTCGAATTGAGATCGAAACGGAGCTTTGGAGCGGCAAATCCGGAAGGAGGACATCGATGGGCCGAACCGATCTTTCGACGATCATACCTTCACTCGCACCCCGGTCCGACGACCCTGCGCTCGACCGGCTGCTGTCGCCGGGACGCCATTTCGACCATCCGGACGACGTGCTGCGCGACGGCACGCTCGACCTGGGCGAGAAGCGGGCGATCCTCTCCTCATGGGCTTCCGACGCCTGCGCGGTCGAATCCATGCCAGCGCTGCGGAAGCCTCCCGGCGCCAGGCAGCCGATCTCCTTCGATTCCATCATGGACGCGCTGCGGCGACTGGACGTCCTGGGCCCGGCGGCCGACGGCGGAATCGGAATCACGCGGCACCTGGAGCGGCAGCGGCTCGATGCCTGAGAAGGAAAGGACAGAGGATGGTTGCAGTGGCGAGCCGGGAGTTCCGGATGCAGATGGAAGGTTATGGGTTGACGACCGCCGAGATTCACTACCACATGCCCGACCACCCGAGCCTGCTGCAGCTTTACGTCTGGCAGGACTTTGATCTCGCGCCAGATTTCCCCGAACTGCGCGGCTTCCTGGGCTACTGGAAGGAAACGCTGGAGGGCGCGCTGCACTCGGTGCGCGTCGCCCACCATCGCCTGATCCGGCCGTCCGAGTGGAAGGCCGTGGACGGCATCATCGCGATTCACTGAGCGCCGGCGGCCGCAACGAGTGCATCGCCTGATCCCGGCC
Above is a genomic segment from Mesorhizobium sp. containing:
- a CDS encoding DegQ family serine endoprotease; the protein is MIVCLPRRVNRFFAILVAAIVLSNSGCGVAPVTAQTAAPQAVDARSLPDVLERVTPAVVNIAVTSQAPDETNPLFNDPYFRRFFDLPQMPQQRPRMSAGSGVIVDAAKGYVLTNHHVVEGAGEIAVTLKDRRRFTAELVGSDKATDIAVLKIEADNLIALPVGDADALRVGDGVVAIGNPFGLGQTVTSGIVSALGRSGINVEGYEDFIQTDASINPGNSGGALVTTDGRLIGINTAIIAPAGGNVGIGFAVPIDMASAVMKQIIEHGEVRRGRIGVSIQDLTPDLAEALGVKDAYGAVVGSVEENSPAAKAGLQAGDVIVALDGRPISGSADLRNRVGLAPVGSEVEVSWLRDGERHSAGMRVEAESGTAGVANALPDRLAGATFQDASGNVFVEAVEPDSPAARAGIRPGDVIAAVNRQPVRSVTDLRRLLSHARGTVALDLFRGGSRLLLVVR
- the groL gene encoding chaperonin GroEL (60 kDa chaperone family; promotes refolding of misfolded polypeptides especially under stressful conditions; forms two stacked rings of heptamers to form a barrel-shaped 14mer; ends can be capped by GroES; misfolded proteins enter the barrel where they are refolded when GroES binds) — encoded protein: MAAKEVKFHSEAREKMLRGVDILANAVKVTLGPKGRNVVIDKSFGAPRITKDGVTVAKEIELEDKFENMGAQMVREVASKTNDLAGDGTTTATVLAQAIVKEGAKAVASGMNPMDLKRGIDKAVDAIVAELKANARKVTKNDEIAQVGTISANGDAEIGRFLAEAMQKVGNEGVITVEEAKTADTELEVVEGMQFDRGYLSPYFVTNQDKMRVELEEPYVLIHEKKLSNLQAMLPVLEAVVQSGKPLLIIAEDVEGEALATLVVNKLRGGLKVAAVKAPGFGDRRKAMLEDIAILTGGTAISEDLGIKLENVTLQMLGRAKKVVIEKENTTVVDGFGRKEEIQGRVAQIKAQIEETTSDYDREKLQERLAKLAGGVAVIRVGGSTEVEVKEKKDRVDDALHATRAAVEEGILPGGGVALLRAAKVLDGVEIDNTDQKYGVEIVRRAIEAPVRQIAENAGAEGSIIVGKLREKTEFGWGWNAQTNEFGDLYGQGVIDPAKVVRTALQDAASVAGLLVTTEAMVAEKPKKEAAPAMPAGGMDF
- the groES gene encoding co-chaperone GroES, producing MAFRPLHDRILVRRIEAEEKTAGGIIIPDTAKEKPSEGEILAVGPGARDENGKLVELDVKVGDRILFGKWSGTEIKLDGEDLLIMKESDVMGVIEQIAELKKAA
- a CDS encoding usg protein, which encodes MVAVASREFRMQMEGYGLTTAEIHYHMPDHPSLLQLYVWQDFDLAPDFPELRGFLGYWKETLEGALHSVRVAHHRLIRPSEWKAVDGIIAIH